A DNA window from Polyangium spumosum contains the following coding sequences:
- a CDS encoding ABC transporter ATP-binding protein, with translation MAEAPPAAYPIVEFRRVEKIYGEGESEVRALDGVDMRIDPGEFVSIMGSSGSGKSTAMNMIGCLDVPTSGAYLFRGVNVCELDQDQRALLRRHFIGFVFQQFNLLARTTALENVELPLVYRRVPAEERRQRALKALDLVGLSDRAGHTSAKLSGGQQQRVAIARALVTDPSLLLADEPTGNLDTTRKAEIMELMVRLNREHGITVVMVTHEPDMAEYGTRTIVFRDGKIISGNR, from the coding sequence GTGGCTGAGGCCCCGCCCGCGGCCTATCCGATCGTCGAGTTCCGGAGGGTCGAGAAGATCTACGGCGAGGGCGAGTCGGAGGTGCGCGCGCTCGACGGCGTCGACATGCGCATCGATCCCGGGGAGTTCGTCAGCATCATGGGGTCGAGCGGCTCGGGCAAGTCGACCGCGATGAACATGATCGGTTGCCTGGATGTGCCCACGTCCGGCGCGTACCTCTTTCGTGGCGTCAACGTCTGCGAGCTCGATCAGGACCAGCGCGCGCTCTTGCGGCGCCATTTCATCGGGTTCGTGTTCCAGCAGTTCAACCTGCTCGCGCGGACGACGGCGCTCGAGAACGTGGAGCTGCCGCTCGTTTATCGGCGCGTGCCGGCGGAGGAGCGGCGGCAGCGGGCGCTGAAGGCGCTCGATCTCGTGGGGCTCTCGGACCGCGCGGGGCACACGAGCGCGAAGCTCTCGGGCGGCCAGCAGCAACGCGTGGCCATCGCGCGGGCGCTCGTGACGGACCCGTCGCTGCTGCTCGCGGACGAGCCGACGGGAAACCTCGATACGACGCGGAAGGCCGAGATCATGGAGCTCATGGTCCGCCTCAACCGCGAGCACGGCATCACCGTGGTGATGGTGACGCACGAGCCGGACATGGCCGAATACGGGACGCGGACGATCGTGTTCCGCGACGGCAAAATCATCTCGGGGAACCGCTGA
- a CDS encoding ABC transporter permease, which produces MLWATLIMSLREVRKNALRSFLTMLGIMIGVGAVIAMVTIGEGATQKVRSDVGALGENMLVVSPGAARRGPERTPAIPFEREDVEAIEREVAGIKALSPTAQSGTTVVFGNQNWPTNVIGVNEGYFEVRGYKIEVGRTFSEVEATGGAPVCIIGKTVRENLFGATMPLGQRIRVKQVSCLVMGVLASKGQAAMGGDQDDVVLMPLRAFQRRIAGNNNIGSVYLQVEDAQATSSVQMQVEDLLRERRRIQPGAVDDFTVRNMQEIADTMSSVTSSMTGLLGGIAAVSLLVGGIGIMNIMLVSVTERTREVGTRLAIGALASEVLLQFLVEAVVLALLGGILGILFGLSLSYMATQSLSLPFVISPGTVAGAFAFSAAVGVIFGYLPARKAARLNPIEALRHE; this is translated from the coding sequence ATGCTCTGGGCGACCTTGATCATGTCCCTGCGCGAGGTGCGGAAAAACGCGCTCCGCTCGTTCCTGACGATGCTCGGCATCATGATCGGCGTCGGCGCCGTGATCGCGATGGTGACGATCGGCGAGGGGGCGACGCAGAAGGTGCGGAGCGACGTCGGCGCGCTCGGCGAGAACATGCTCGTGGTCTCGCCCGGCGCGGCGCGGCGCGGGCCGGAGCGCACGCCGGCGATCCCGTTCGAGAGGGAGGACGTCGAGGCGATCGAGCGCGAGGTGGCCGGGATCAAGGCGCTCTCGCCGACCGCGCAGTCGGGCACGACGGTGGTCTTCGGCAACCAGAACTGGCCGACGAACGTGATCGGCGTGAACGAGGGGTACTTCGAGGTCCGCGGCTACAAGATCGAGGTCGGGCGGACGTTCTCCGAGGTCGAGGCGACCGGGGGCGCGCCCGTCTGCATCATCGGAAAGACCGTGCGGGAGAACCTGTTTGGCGCGACGATGCCCCTGGGCCAGCGCATCCGCGTGAAGCAGGTCTCCTGCCTCGTCATGGGCGTGCTCGCGTCGAAGGGCCAGGCCGCGATGGGCGGCGATCAGGACGACGTGGTCCTCATGCCGCTCCGCGCCTTCCAGCGGCGCATCGCGGGCAACAACAACATCGGCTCGGTGTATCTGCAGGTCGAGGACGCGCAGGCGACGAGCTCGGTGCAGATGCAGGTCGAGGACCTTTTGCGCGAGCGGCGGCGCATCCAGCCCGGCGCGGTCGACGATTTCACCGTGCGGAACATGCAGGAGATCGCCGATACGATGAGCAGCGTCACGTCCTCCATGACGGGCCTGCTCGGCGGGATCGCGGCCGTGAGCCTGCTCGTCGGGGGCATCGGCATCATGAACATCATGCTCGTGAGCGTCACCGAGCGGACGCGCGAGGTCGGTACGCGGCTCGCGATCGGGGCGCTCGCGAGCGAGGTGCTCTTGCAGTTCCTCGTGGAGGCGGTGGTGCTCGCGCTGCTCGGCGGGATCCTCGGGATCCTCTTCGGGCTCTCGCTCTCGTACATGGCGACGCAGAGCCTCTCTCTGCCGTTCGTCATCTCGCCGGGCACGGTGGCCGGGGCCTTCGCGTTCTCCGCGGCCGTCGGCGTCATCTTCGGGTATCTGCCGGCGCGCAAGGCGGCGCGCCTCAACCCCATCGAGGCATTGCGTCATGAATAG
- a CDS encoding TolC family protein has protein sequence MNRPSKWCVAVCSLALALAAADASAQEAQPKPAARAGAPVKHEITESDVIALTLRHNPTLASAILTEKQALALVRAQEARFPFVLTANGGYTRSASPALQRDGEVAVGRRDTFSVSGALRKDFSTGTVVSLAVQASRNSTTSAVGELITAGAAGTGYLLSTRLTLSQPILRGAGTRIGEAGLRAAELDRAAAQEGRERVASEVVRDTLTAYWELWYASRALGIELAARDLAKAERDAAEQRREKGAIAEVDVLSFETRMATLGESVTSAEMLEMQRGLELSQLLAAPDPNVRLRAAGSPSDPQTPTVAEVEKALAALSPELKELEARVASAESRAQVAGDAYRPRLDVEGYVELRGLGNGSVGPAFAQIGTFGAVGGYVGFLFEAPLSTARESAEVENARIGAQIAKNNLEAARSRVRIVAVRLVAQLEAAEQRRAAAAKTVAIAERQVEAERARFALGASTPLQVQQAEDAVRTARLRVARATVDRVQAMLALEHAMGRIAARVAGGIPAEK, from the coding sequence ATGAATAGACCGTCGAAATGGTGCGTCGCCGTGTGTTCACTCGCGCTCGCCCTGGCCGCCGCGGACGCGTCTGCCCAGGAGGCGCAGCCAAAGCCGGCCGCGCGCGCGGGGGCCCCCGTGAAACACGAGATCACGGAGAGTGACGTCATTGCGCTCACGCTCCGGCACAACCCGACCCTCGCGTCGGCCATTCTCACGGAGAAGCAGGCGCTCGCCCTCGTGCGGGCGCAGGAGGCGCGGTTTCCGTTCGTGCTCACGGCGAACGGGGGATACACGCGCAGCGCGTCGCCCGCGCTGCAGCGGGACGGCGAGGTCGCCGTGGGCCGGCGGGATACGTTCTCCGTCAGCGGGGCGCTGCGGAAGGATTTCTCGACCGGCACGGTCGTGTCGCTCGCCGTGCAGGCGAGCCGCAACTCCACGACGAGCGCCGTCGGTGAGCTCATCACGGCGGGCGCGGCGGGCACGGGGTATCTGCTCTCGACGCGGCTCACGCTCTCGCAGCCCATCCTCCGCGGCGCAGGGACACGCATCGGCGAGGCAGGGCTAAGGGCCGCGGAGCTCGATCGGGCCGCCGCGCAGGAGGGGCGCGAGCGCGTGGCGAGCGAGGTCGTGCGCGACACGCTCACGGCGTACTGGGAGCTCTGGTATGCGTCACGCGCGCTCGGCATCGAGCTCGCCGCGCGGGATCTCGCGAAGGCCGAGCGCGACGCGGCCGAGCAGCGGCGCGAGAAGGGGGCGATCGCCGAGGTCGACGTGCTCTCGTTCGAGACGCGTATGGCGACGCTCGGGGAGTCGGTCACGTCGGCGGAGATGCTCGAGATGCAGCGCGGGCTCGAGCTCTCGCAGCTGCTCGCCGCGCCCGATCCGAACGTGCGCCTGCGGGCCGCGGGCAGCCCCTCGGATCCGCAGACGCCGACCGTGGCGGAGGTCGAGAAGGCGCTCGCCGCGCTCTCGCCCGAGCTGAAGGAGCTCGAGGCGAGGGTCGCCTCGGCCGAGTCACGCGCGCAGGTCGCGGGCGACGCGTACCGGCCGCGGCTCGACGTGGAGGGGTACGTGGAGCTGCGCGGGCTCGGCAATGGCTCGGTCGGGCCGGCGTTCGCGCAGATCGGGACGTTCGGGGCCGTGGGCGGGTACGTGGGGTTCCTCTTCGAGGCGCCGCTCTCGACGGCGCGGGAGTCGGCGGAGGTCGAGAACGCGCGTATCGGCGCGCAGATCGCGAAGAACAACCTCGAAGCCGCGCGCAGCCGGGTCCGCATCGTCGCGGTGCGCCTCGTCGCGCAGCTCGAGGCGGCCGAGCAGAGGCGCGCCGCGGCGGCGAAGACCGTGGCGATCGCCGAGAGGCAGGTCGAGGCCGAGCGGGCGCGCTTCGCGCTCGGCGCCTCGACGCCCCTGCAGGTGCAGCAGGCCGAGGACGCCGTGCGTACGGCGCGCCTGCGCGTCGCGCGGGCCACGGTGGATCGGGTCCAGGCCATGCTCGCGCTCGAGCACGCGATGGGTCGCATCGCGGCGCGGGTCGCGGGCGGCATCCCCGCGGAGAAGTGA
- a CDS encoding ethanolamine ammonia-lyase reactivating factor EutA: MRGNVRLLGLDFGSTTSSAMVASAVMVRNCVTGRVELGGLTEEYRSVPVFTPLREGRIDEQVVLGLLERWLDEGGLAGRDVFGGGALITGLAAQRDNAAALASLLRGRVGDSILVAAGDANLESWMAFLGSAARLSRRSPGVEVLNLDIGGGTTNLALGIDGEVRRTGCLFVGARHLQVEPGGYRIVSVSKYARALLDHLGIHRGPGDELSPGDVDAVLSFYVTLLEAAVSGQNETFTTPIARLHQHTAIAIEPPAEVPRVVTLSGGVGALVYEKLRGAPWPRTTSFGDLGIDLAQRILSSDVLSRDLSAWIPDHFGRATVFGMMRHSMDISGATVFLSSPDLLPLRDLPILGRLESDADESRVYELLRLVRESPSGGCLRIEASILPLAALRGLGARIRDELRARPLSPPQALVLFVAENVGKTLGQYVSDWGQIPTPLVVIDEVFVKDARFAQIGRMKDHVVPVWVHGLD; the protein is encoded by the coding sequence GTGCGTGGCAACGTCCGCCTGCTCGGCCTCGACTTCGGCAGCACCACCAGCAGCGCGATGGTCGCGTCCGCTGTGATGGTGCGCAATTGCGTGACCGGCCGGGTGGAGCTCGGCGGGCTCACCGAGGAATACCGATCCGTCCCGGTCTTCACGCCGCTCCGTGAGGGGCGTATCGACGAGCAGGTTGTCCTTGGGCTGCTCGAGCGGTGGCTCGACGAGGGAGGCCTCGCGGGGAGGGACGTCTTTGGCGGAGGCGCGCTCATCACGGGCCTCGCGGCGCAGCGGGACAACGCGGCGGCGCTCGCTTCGCTCCTCCGCGGGCGCGTCGGCGACTCCATCCTCGTGGCGGCCGGCGACGCGAACCTCGAATCGTGGATGGCGTTCCTCGGGAGCGCGGCGCGGCTATCGCGGCGAAGCCCGGGGGTCGAGGTCCTGAACCTCGACATCGGCGGCGGGACGACCAACCTCGCGCTCGGAATCGACGGAGAGGTCCGCCGCACGGGTTGTTTGTTCGTGGGGGCGCGGCACCTCCAGGTCGAGCCGGGCGGGTATCGGATCGTGTCCGTGTCGAAGTATGCGCGGGCGCTCCTCGATCACCTGGGGATCCACCGGGGGCCCGGCGACGAGCTCTCCCCGGGCGACGTCGACGCCGTGCTCTCGTTTTACGTGACGCTGCTCGAAGCCGCGGTCTCGGGGCAAAACGAGACCTTCACGACGCCGATCGCGCGGCTGCACCAGCACACCGCGATCGCGATCGAGCCGCCCGCGGAGGTGCCTCGTGTCGTCACGCTCTCGGGCGGCGTGGGCGCGCTCGTGTACGAAAAGCTGCGGGGCGCGCCGTGGCCTCGGACGACGTCGTTTGGTGATCTCGGGATCGATCTCGCACAGCGGATCCTCTCGTCCGACGTCCTTTCGCGGGACCTCTCGGCGTGGATCCCCGACCATTTCGGCCGCGCGACCGTCTTCGGAATGATGCGCCACAGCATGGACATCTCCGGCGCGACCGTCTTCCTCTCGTCGCCCGACCTATTGCCCCTGCGCGACCTGCCCATCCTCGGCCGCCTCGAGAGCGACGCGGACGAGAGCCGCGTGTACGAGCTCCTTCGCCTCGTGCGCGAGAGCCCGTCCGGCGGCTGCTTGCGCATCGAAGCGTCGATTCTTCCGCTCGCCGCCCTTCGCGGGCTCGGCGCCCGGATCCGCGACGAATTGCGGGCGCGTCCTCTCTCGCCCCCGCAGGCGCTCGTCCTGTTCGTGGCCGAAAACGTGGGCAAGACCCTCGGCCAGTACGTCAGCGATTGGGGACAGATCCCCACCCCGCTCGTCGTCATCGACGAGGTCTTCGTCAAGGACGCCCGCTTCGCGCAGATCGGGCGCATGAAGGATCACGTCGTCCCCGTCTGGGTTCACGGGCTGGATTGA
- the eutB gene encoding ethanolamine ammonia-lyase subunit EutB, which translates to MEQVTQALVPLSDIVVPPPRPPEVYRTTVLDEEVSFLGLKALLGAADESKAGDRNAGLAAKSARHREAARTILSSLTLRHLHDNPLTDDEGNVDSVMRVNYAIDHALFAEIASMTVGGLKNRLLRAPGECARVGKALTGVMAAALAKICDVHELVFLARHISRPTKARTTLGLPGTLSSRLQPNHPTDDLRGITLLVYWGLSVGAGDALLGINPAIDTVENVSALLRHLDKLRRKTGVPSQICVLGHIKTQLACLSRGAPVEVLFQSLAGTEKTLTAEFDVTVELLDQGYRAMREQGALGAGARQFMYFETGQGSEFTYGKHHGIDMTTTEALCYGLARRYDPFMVNNVTGFIGPETHLDNFEMIVSNLQDHFMGKLLGLPMGMAPCFTLHSHITLEGQQMATQMLTTAGANYYMDVALNTDRMLAYFDTSGHDDQTLRELSGKRTTPEYEAWAIERGIFQRLPDGSVARGPSWGNPRMFLESDAELAGLVATTPALHGFETAGPRPADEVSRKVRLHQAVGREATQSELRLDELREVTAFRVITTEAPSKEAHLHSPHLGARVSPASRATLVPEHHQVQILVSDGLSAEAVHHNAGELLPVLEDGLRARGITMGEPLLAPNGRVKLAEDVAELVQCDLVICLIGERPGGDALASRSLSAYLVYHLRDDETRREAAASSGNPDARFEYTVISNIYAGGLPPIEAGGVIAEKVFEVLGRRAAGNRLEALLSSRG; encoded by the coding sequence ATGGAGCAGGTCACGCAGGCGCTCGTGCCATTGTCCGACATCGTGGTTCCCCCGCCGCGGCCGCCCGAGGTCTACCGGACGACCGTGCTCGACGAGGAGGTCTCTTTCCTCGGCCTGAAGGCCCTGCTCGGCGCCGCCGACGAGAGCAAAGCCGGCGACCGGAATGCGGGGCTCGCGGCGAAGAGCGCCCGGCATCGCGAGGCCGCGCGGACGATCCTGTCCTCGTTGACGTTGCGCCACCTCCACGACAACCCGCTCACCGACGACGAGGGCAACGTCGACTCCGTGATGCGGGTCAACTACGCGATCGATCACGCCCTCTTCGCCGAGATCGCATCGATGACCGTGGGCGGGCTGAAGAACCGTCTTTTGCGCGCGCCGGGCGAGTGCGCGCGCGTGGGCAAGGCCTTGACCGGGGTGATGGCGGCCGCGCTGGCGAAGATATGCGACGTGCACGAGCTCGTCTTCCTCGCGCGGCACATCTCGCGGCCCACGAAGGCGCGGACGACCCTGGGTTTGCCGGGGACCTTGTCCTCGCGCCTGCAGCCGAACCACCCCACCGACGATCTGCGCGGGATCACGCTCCTCGTGTACTGGGGGCTCTCGGTGGGCGCGGGGGACGCGTTGCTCGGCATCAACCCCGCCATCGACACCGTCGAGAACGTCTCCGCGCTCCTGCGCCACCTCGACAAACTGCGCAGGAAGACCGGCGTGCCGTCGCAGATCTGCGTCCTCGGCCATATCAAGACCCAGCTCGCTTGCCTCTCGCGAGGCGCGCCGGTCGAGGTCCTCTTCCAGAGCCTCGCCGGCACCGAGAAGACGCTCACCGCCGAGTTCGACGTCACCGTCGAGCTGCTCGATCAGGGGTATCGCGCCATGCGCGAGCAGGGCGCGCTCGGGGCGGGCGCGCGGCAATTCATGTATTTCGAGACCGGCCAGGGGAGCGAGTTCACCTATGGAAAGCACCACGGCATCGACATGACGACGACCGAGGCCCTCTGTTATGGCCTCGCGCGCCGGTACGATCCTTTCATGGTGAACAACGTGACCGGCTTCATCGGGCCGGAGACGCACCTCGACAACTTCGAGATGATCGTGTCGAACCTGCAGGACCATTTCATGGGCAAGCTCCTCGGCCTGCCCATGGGCATGGCGCCGTGCTTCACGCTCCACTCGCACATCACGCTCGAAGGGCAGCAGATGGCCACGCAGATGCTCACGACGGCGGGCGCGAATTATTACATGGATGTCGCGCTCAACACCGATCGAATGCTCGCGTATTTCGATACGAGCGGGCACGACGACCAGACCTTGCGCGAGCTCTCCGGGAAAAGGACGACGCCGGAGTACGAGGCGTGGGCGATCGAGCGGGGGATCTTCCAGAGGCTCCCGGACGGCAGCGTCGCCCGCGGACCGAGCTGGGGGAATCCTCGAATGTTTCTGGAATCCGACGCGGAGCTCGCGGGCCTCGTCGCCACCACGCCCGCCCTGCACGGCTTCGAGACCGCCGGGCCGCGGCCGGCCGACGAGGTCAGCCGCAAGGTACGGCTCCATCAGGCCGTGGGCCGGGAGGCGACGCAGAGCGAGCTCCGCCTGGACGAATTGCGAGAGGTCACCGCATTCCGGGTGATCACCACGGAGGCCCCTTCCAAGGAGGCGCACCTGCATTCTCCGCACCTCGGCGCGCGCGTGTCCCCCGCGTCCCGCGCCACGCTCGTCCCCGAACATCACCAGGTGCAGATCCTCGTCTCCGACGGGCTCAGCGCCGAGGCCGTCCACCACAATGCGGGCGAGCTCCTGCCCGTGCTCGAGGACGGCCTGCGCGCCCGCGGCATCACCATGGGCGAGCCCCTCCTGGCCCCGAATGGGCGGGTGAAGCTCGCGGAGGACGTCGCGGAGCTCGTCCAGTGTGATCTCGTGATCTGCTTGATCGGCGAGCGCCCCGGCGGCGACGCCCTCGCGTCGCGTAGCCTGTCCGCTTACCTCGTGTATCACCTGCGGGACGACGAGACGCGGCGAGAGGCCGCCGCGTCCAGCGGCAACCCCGACGCGCGCTTCGAATACACGGTCATCTCGAACATCTACGCCGGCGGCCTGCCGCCGATCGAAGCGGGCGGGGTCATCGCGGAGAAGGTGTTCGAGGTGCTCGGGCGCCGCGCGGCGGGCAATCGCCTGGAGGCGTTGCTCTCGTCTCGCGGCTGA
- a CDS encoding WGR domain-containing protein — protein MATKRTPSTTKKSTRKASPSAASTRTTSAPRTAAARAPAPAAKRSRTAASSGRSAAAPAPAPAAADANRTYLELSEDGGGSHKFYEVVIDGTKVSIRYGRIGDGGQKQEQKFRTAAEALGFAQKKINEKKKKGYEAAVQGVRQKRAVTRRTITSKPSAEKDAPVLWKFDSGDDALGIYIDTKLFWVGNQKGAVFAVTADGTIEQQYKLPDGVKCIIADDDWRYAGCDDGNVYDLGGHVPRLAYEVEENVDIFWIDIYRGKLCVSDAGGNLAIFDHENETNWRKKSKGYSGWMVRADEKGVYHGHSSGVTKYAWKDGKTVWEAKTKGAVLFGWQEASDVYAGTSEDKIHVFTKDGKPGVICDCDDSIYSCAASPGGKYIFGGDSSSSVYCFDSAGKRLWKLATGCGSAYSMQYRDERLYIVTTDGALACIDVSEEAIQKAQAGEVPAARDIKAPSKVEEIPSTQLETTRDTSKGVIVECVKQAGKLRMRVVSPGFKSSYNCQFPRNIRVEGAKYVVDDVREVAGGGFYRVLGEIRRLAQ, from the coding sequence ATGGCCACCAAACGCACACCGAGCACCACGAAAAAGAGCACGCGCAAAGCGTCTCCCAGCGCCGCCTCGACACGCACCACCTCGGCCCCCCGGACGGCCGCCGCCCGCGCCCCGGCCCCCGCCGCCAAACGCAGCCGCACCGCCGCCTCCTCCGGCAGGTCCGCCGCCGCGCCCGCGCCCGCGCCCGCTGCCGCCGACGCGAACCGGACGTACCTCGAGCTCTCCGAGGACGGCGGCGGCTCCCACAAGTTTTACGAGGTGGTGATCGACGGGACGAAGGTCTCGATCCGGTATGGCCGCATCGGCGACGGCGGGCAGAAGCAGGAGCAGAAGTTCCGCACGGCCGCCGAGGCGCTGGGTTTCGCGCAGAAGAAGATCAACGAAAAAAAGAAGAAGGGCTACGAGGCGGCCGTGCAGGGCGTGCGGCAGAAGCGCGCCGTCACGCGCAGGACCATCACGAGCAAGCCCTCGGCGGAGAAGGACGCGCCCGTCCTCTGGAAGTTCGACTCCGGCGACGACGCGCTCGGCATCTACATCGACACGAAGCTCTTCTGGGTCGGCAACCAGAAGGGCGCCGTGTTCGCCGTGACGGCCGACGGCACGATCGAGCAGCAGTACAAGCTGCCCGACGGCGTGAAATGCATCATCGCCGACGACGACTGGCGGTACGCGGGCTGCGACGACGGCAACGTCTACGACCTCGGCGGCCACGTCCCGCGCCTCGCGTACGAGGTCGAGGAGAACGTCGACATCTTCTGGATCGACATCTACCGCGGCAAGCTCTGCGTCTCCGACGCGGGCGGCAACCTCGCGATCTTCGACCACGAGAATGAGACGAACTGGCGCAAGAAGAGCAAGGGGTACAGCGGCTGGATGGTGCGCGCCGACGAGAAGGGTGTCTATCACGGCCATTCGAGTGGCGTGACGAAATACGCCTGGAAGGACGGCAAGACGGTCTGGGAGGCGAAGACGAAAGGCGCCGTGCTCTTCGGCTGGCAGGAGGCCTCGGACGTCTACGCCGGCACGAGCGAGGACAAGATCCACGTCTTCACGAAGGACGGCAAGCCGGGCGTGATCTGCGATTGCGACGACTCGATCTACTCCTGCGCGGCTTCCCCCGGCGGCAAGTACATCTTCGGCGGCGACTCGAGCTCGTCGGTGTATTGCTTCGACAGCGCGGGCAAGCGCCTCTGGAAGCTCGCGACCGGGTGCGGCTCGGCGTACTCGATGCAATACCGCGACGAGCGCCTCTACATCGTCACGACGGACGGCGCGCTCGCCTGCATCGACGTGAGCGAGGAGGCGATCCAGAAGGCCCAGGCCGGCGAGGTGCCGGCGGCGCGTGACATCAAGGCCCCGAGCAAGGTCGAGGAGATCCCGTCGACGCAGCTCGAGACCACGCGCGACACGTCGAAGGGCGTGATCGTCGAATGCGTGAAGCAAGCCGGCAAGCTGCGCATGCGGGTCGTCTCGCCGGGCTTCAAATCGTCGTACAACTGCCAGTTCCCGCGCAACATCCGCGTCGAAGGCGCGAAATACGTCGTCGACGACGTGCGCGAGGTCGCGGGCGGCGGGTTCTACCGCGTGCTCGGCGAGATTCGCCGCCTCGCGCAATAA
- a CDS encoding ABC1 kinase family protein: protein MSDDAKKLPSGRLGRLVRLAEIGARTGTSLLLRREGDDAAAKRAAEVLGNLRGVAAKVGQMAGYIDGLVPEEHRDAYQRSMKTLLAGAPRSSPEAVRRLVEEELGAPIDHLFAEWDDKAVASASIGQVHRARTPEGLEVAVKVQHPGVAEAVESDLKNAGLLEGALSMMGTRKVGSAKMLEEVRARFREELDYTIEARRQIEFARVHEGDPKILIPAVILDRSSRRVLTTQFVRGRSLDEASALPERDRIALCRTLWRFVYKGTLLGEMFNADPHPGNYFFQDDGRVAFLDFGCVQPIPEKRRGVARRLHRAAVERDEATFTEAAKIMLETRGGTHEERVLSYIRRAFEPQFSSPFRITRDYVASLVNHMKEAGKETLKTGDDSFVPMPEGMLFMNRLQFGFYSVLARLDAEVDYAAEERSFMP from the coding sequence ATGTCGGACGACGCGAAAAAACTTCCCTCCGGCCGCCTCGGCCGCCTCGTCCGCCTCGCCGAGATCGGCGCGCGCACCGGGACGAGCCTGCTCCTCCGCCGCGAGGGCGACGACGCGGCCGCCAAACGCGCGGCCGAGGTCCTCGGCAACCTGCGCGGCGTCGCGGCCAAGGTCGGCCAGATGGCCGGCTACATCGACGGCCTCGTCCCCGAGGAGCACCGCGACGCGTACCAGCGCTCGATGAAGACCCTGCTCGCGGGCGCCCCCCGCTCCTCGCCCGAGGCCGTCCGCCGCCTCGTCGAGGAGGAGCTCGGCGCGCCGATCGACCACCTCTTCGCCGAATGGGACGACAAGGCCGTCGCCAGCGCCTCGATTGGCCAGGTCCACCGCGCCCGCACCCCCGAGGGGTTGGAGGTCGCCGTCAAGGTCCAGCACCCCGGCGTGGCCGAGGCCGTCGAGAGCGACCTGAAAAACGCGGGGCTGCTCGAAGGCGCGCTCTCGATGATGGGCACCCGCAAGGTCGGCTCGGCGAAGATGCTCGAGGAGGTCCGCGCCCGCTTCCGCGAGGAGCTCGATTACACCATCGAGGCCCGCCGGCAGATCGAGTTCGCCCGCGTCCACGAGGGCGACCCGAAGATCCTGATCCCCGCGGTTATCCTCGATCGCTCGTCGCGGCGCGTGCTGACGACCCAGTTCGTGCGGGGCCGCTCGCTCGACGAGGCGAGCGCCCTGCCCGAGCGGGATCGGATCGCGCTTTGCCGCACGCTCTGGCGGTTCGTCTACAAGGGCACGCTGCTCGGCGAGATGTTCAACGCCGACCCGCACCCGGGCAATTATTTCTTCCAGGACGACGGCCGCGTGGCCTTCCTCGATTTCGGCTGCGTGCAGCCCATCCCCGAAAAGCGCCGCGGCGTGGCGCGCAGGCTGCACCGCGCGGCCGTCGAGCGGGACGAGGCGACGTTCACCGAGGCCGCGAAGATCATGCTGGAGACCCGGGGCGGCACGCACGAAGAGCGCGTGCTCTCGTACATCCGCCGCGCGTTCGAGCCGCAGTTCTCCTCGCCGTTCCGCATCACGCGCGACTACGTGGCGAGCCTCGTGAACCACATGAAGGAGGCCGGCAAGGAGACGCTGAAGACCGGGGACGACTCCTTCGTGCCCATGCCCGAGGGCATGCTCTTCATGAACCGCCTGCAGTTCGGGTTCTATTCGGTCCTCGCGCGGCTCGACGCGGAGGTCGATTATGCGGCGGAGGAGCGGTCGTTCATGCCCTGA
- a CDS encoding HugZ family protein has protein sequence MSKGRPQNAAGNGDKERGVDIQPTAAGTAPSARAPSHAERARTLTRAARFGSLATMARDPEGFPYASLVALATDTRGRAVLLLSRLAEHTQNLLARPEASVLLLESPIEGDKLLERGRVSLIGPCSPVPAEDVPGCRALFLAAHPDAATYADFSDFAHYRIEPRSLRYVGGFGRMSWVDAAAYARAEPDPLAEFAPRILGHMNDDHADSILAYARKLADIADATAAEMTAVDRYGIELAVKAPSGERRVRLPFEAEVRTREEARKALIEMAARAEEG, from the coding sequence ATGAGCAAGGGCCGACCGCAGAATGCCGCCGGGAACGGAGACAAGGAGAGAGGCGTGGACATCCAGCCCACGGCCGCAGGGACGGCTCCGTCCGCGCGCGCGCCCAGCCACGCCGAACGAGCGCGCACGCTCACCCGCGCGGCCCGGTTCGGATCCCTCGCCACGATGGCGCGGGATCCCGAGGGGTTTCCTTATGCCTCGCTCGTTGCGCTCGCCACGGATACGCGGGGTCGCGCCGTCCTCTTGCTCTCGCGCCTCGCCGAGCACACGCAAAACCTGCTCGCCCGCCCCGAGGCCTCCGTCCTCTTGCTCGAATCACCCATCGAAGGGGACAAGCTGCTCGAGAGAGGCCGCGTCAGCCTGATCGGCCCCTGCTCGCCCGTCCCCGCCGAGGACGTGCCCGGGTGCCGCGCGCTTTTCCTCGCCGCCCACCCGGACGCCGCGACGTACGCCGATTTCTCCGACTTCGCCCATTACCGCATCGAGCCCCGCTCCCTCCGCTACGTCGGCGGGTTCGGCCGCATGTCCTGGGTCGACGCCGCGGCGTACGCCCGCGCCGAGCCGGATCCACTCGCCGAATTCGCGCCCCGCATCCTCGGGCACATGAACGACGATCACGCCGACTCGATCCTCGCGTATGCCCGGAAGCTCGCCGATATCGCCGACGCGACGGCCGCGGAGATGACGGCCGTGGATCGATATGGCATCGAATTGGCCGTCAAGGCGCCCTCGGGCGAGCGCCGCGTGCGGCTGCCCTTCGAGGCGGAGGTCCGGACCCGCGAGGAGGCGCGCAAGGCGCTCATCGAGATGGCGGCGCGGGCCGAGGAGGGCTGA